The Tenrec ecaudatus isolate mTenEca1 chromosome 14, mTenEca1.hap1, whole genome shotgun sequence genome contains a region encoding:
- the AKAP5 gene encoding A-kinase anchor protein 5: MEATISEIQVEHKEEKPSAEDSAQDGRREDRAAVLCFKRRKKSAKGPRAPAASDSGSGGAAPGGQPLRGAWASFQRLVTPRKRPKPGKAKGQPGTQAEAVGPSKKKAPSRLKIPCIRFSRGGKRSSRSEGAEEDAACGPGGRAEAEHPPHLSPQAPLTAGPAQEPREDVPQNGDEPADAHVGRAVAASGKRTVSVELGLEAEHAAMPPEAPPLQREAEASPEPPGARPEPASPSEASETQLPGLSEPPPPAASPEQPAGDAARDGLLDGSPPREGPERGAMAADEREPERAPADTGASDREENEVEQEQRKSEESKRMEPIAIIITDTEISEFDVTKSKNVPKQFLISIEREPGGVFANDGGFEGRTSEQYETLLVETAASLVHNAIQLSIEQLVNEMVSDDSKMNSLLQ; this comes from the coding sequence ATGGAGGCCACCATTTCGGAAATCCAGGTGGAGCACAAGGAGGAGAAGCCATCAGCAGAGGACAGTGCTCAGGACGGGAGGCGCGAGGACCGAGCGGCCGTGCTCTGCTTCAAGAGAAGGAAGAAAAGCGCCAAAGGGCCCAGGGCCCCCGCCGCCTCCGACTCGGGCTCGGGCGGCGCTGCGCCCGGGGGGCAGCCGCTGCGCGGGGCCTGGGCCTCCTTCCAACGCCTGGTAACGCCCCGGAAGCGGCCCAAGCCCGGCAAGGCCAAAGGTCAACCTGGAACCCAGGCCGAGGCCGTGGGTCCTTCCAAGAAAAAGGCACCGTCCAGACTGAAAATCCCCTGCATCCGATTCTCAAGAGGCGGGAAAAGAAGCAGTCGTTCGGAAGGCGCCGAAGAAGACGCAGCCTGCGGCCCGGGAGGCCGGGCGGAGGCTGAGCATCCTCCGCACCTGAGCCCCCAGGCGCCCTTGACCGCGGGGCCCGCCCAGGAGCCCAGGGAGGATGTCCCCCAGAACGGCGACGAGCCAGCCGACGCCCACGTGGGCCGCGCTGTGGCTGCTTCTGGGAAGAGAACGGTTTCCGTGGAGCTTGGCTTGGAGGCTGAGCACGCCGCCATGCCACCAGAAGCGCCCCCTCTGCAAAGAGAGGCCGAGGCGAGCCCGGAGCCGCCAGGCGCGCGGCCCGAGCCAGCAAGCCCCTCCGAGGCCTCAGAAACGCAGCTCCCAGGGCTTTCGGAGCCGCCTCCCCCGGCCGCAAGCCCCGAGCAGCCTGCTGGGGACGCGGCCCGAGACGGCCTCCTGGACGGCAGCCCCCCTCGGGAAGGCCCCGAAAGAGGCGCGATGGCGGCGGACGAGCGGGAGCCCGAGCGTGCGCCAGCGGACACGGGCGCATCCGACAGGGAAGAGAACGAGGTGGAGCAGGAGCAGCGCAAAtcggaagaaagcaaaaggatggagcccattgccatcatcatcacgGACACGGAGATCAGCGAATTTGACGTTACCAAATCGAAAAATGTCCCTAAGCAATTTCTAATCTCAATCGAAAGGGAGCCAGGCGGGGTCTTCGCCAACGACGGTGGTTTTGAGGGCAGAACTTCAGAACAATACGAAACGCTCTTAGTGGAGACGGCTGCTTCTCTGGTCCACAATGCCATCCAGTTGTCCATAGAACAGCTCGTGAACGAAATGGTCTCCGACGACAGCAAAATGAACAGCCTCCTCCAGTGA